Proteins co-encoded in one Streptomyces diastaticus subsp. diastaticus genomic window:
- the ligD gene encoding non-homologous end-joining DNA ligase, whose protein sequence is MSGGQGAGEDGERLRVGRRALTVHRPGKVLYPGDGLTKGDVVGYYRAVAPHMVPHLRERPLMLERHPEGVGEQPHFMQKNAGAHYPGWVRRAPMAKEGGGTVDHPVCDDAATLVYLADQAALTFHRWLSTVGRPHHPDLLVLDLDPPGDDFAAVREAALRFRDLLAEVELDPLLMTTGSRGLHLVVRLDGRAGHDTVRAFAQDAAELLASRHPDRLTTAVRKGRRGDRLFLDSGRNAYAQTAVAPWSLRSRPGAPVAAPLTWEQLDDPGLDARTFSLRDPDGVHAHAASRPWARPPRPRGIAAAARRLEKLRRGG, encoded by the coding sequence GTGAGCGGCGGCCAGGGGGCGGGGGAGGACGGCGAGCGGCTCCGCGTCGGGCGGCGCGCCCTCACCGTCCACCGGCCCGGCAAAGTGCTCTATCCCGGCGACGGCCTCACCAAGGGCGACGTCGTCGGGTACTACCGGGCCGTCGCCCCGCACATGGTGCCCCACCTGCGCGAGCGCCCGCTCATGCTGGAGCGCCACCCCGAAGGCGTCGGCGAGCAGCCGCACTTCATGCAGAAGAACGCCGGCGCCCACTACCCCGGGTGGGTGCGCCGCGCGCCGATGGCCAAGGAGGGCGGCGGCACCGTCGACCACCCGGTCTGCGACGACGCCGCCACCCTCGTCTACCTCGCCGACCAGGCCGCGCTCACCTTCCACCGCTGGCTCTCCACCGTCGGGCGCCCGCACCACCCGGACCTGCTCGTCCTCGATCTCGACCCGCCGGGCGACGACTTCGCGGCGGTCCGCGAGGCCGCCCTGCGCTTCCGCGACCTGCTCGCCGAGGTGGAGCTGGACCCGCTGCTGATGACCACCGGCTCGCGCGGACTGCACCTCGTCGTCCGCCTCGACGGCCGGGCCGGTCACGACACCGTCCGGGCCTTCGCCCAGGACGCCGCCGAGCTGCTGGCCTCCCGCCATCCCGACCGGCTCACCACCGCCGTCCGCAAGGGCCGGCGCGGCGACCGGCTCTTCCTCGACTCCGGCCGCAACGCCTACGCCCAGACCGCCGTGGCTCCCTGGTCCCTCCGCTCCCGCCCCGGCGCACCCGTCGCCGCGCCCCTGACCTGGGAGCAGCTCGACGACCCCGGCCTGGACGCCCGTACCTTCTCGCTCCGTGACCCGGACGGCGTACACGCGCACGCCGCCTCCCGGCCCTGGGCGAGGCCGCCGCGGCCGCGTGGGATCGCCGCGGCCGCGCGGCGGCTGGAGAAGCTGCGCCGCGGCGGCTGA
- the nrfD gene encoding NrfD/PsrC family molybdoenzyme membrane anchor subunit: MTREKDRRRDGRHGKRRRGEELMVEPAEFATYYDRPVLKPPSWRATDIAGYFFLGGLAGAGSVFAAGAQATGRCRTATGLKLTSLGAISLSTAALIHDLGRPGRFANMLRVFKPTSPMNMGSWLLSAYGPAAGVSAASAATGLLPRVGTAATWGAAALGPLVATYTAVLAADTAVPAWHEGHRELPYVFAASAAAAASGAALLVGPPQETGPARSATVLAAAGELAALRAMRRRLGPTAETHRSGRAARFFRAAEALHATGAVLAATPAVRRRPVAALTGLALLTASACTRFAVFHSGVVSAEDPLYTIRPQRERLVREAEASSAQP; encoded by the coding sequence ATGACCCGCGAGAAGGACCGCCGCCGGGACGGCAGGCACGGCAAGCGCCGACGCGGCGAGGAACTGATGGTCGAGCCCGCCGAGTTCGCCACCTACTACGACCGGCCGGTGCTCAAGCCGCCGTCCTGGCGGGCCACCGACATCGCCGGGTACTTCTTCCTCGGCGGCCTCGCCGGGGCCGGCTCCGTCTTCGCCGCCGGGGCCCAGGCCACCGGCCGCTGCCGCACCGCGACCGGCCTGAAGCTCACCTCGCTGGGGGCCATCTCCCTCTCCACCGCCGCCCTCATCCACGATCTGGGCCGCCCGGGACGGTTCGCCAACATGCTGCGGGTCTTCAAGCCCACCTCGCCGATGAACATGGGCTCCTGGCTGCTCTCCGCCTACGGCCCGGCCGCCGGGGTCTCCGCCGCCTCGGCCGCGACGGGGCTGCTGCCCCGGGTGGGGACGGCCGCCACCTGGGGGGCGGCGGCGCTCGGGCCCCTGGTCGCCACCTACACCGCCGTACTGGCGGCCGACACCGCCGTCCCCGCCTGGCACGAGGGGCACCGCGAACTGCCGTACGTCTTCGCCGCCTCGGCGGCGGCCGCCGCCTCCGGCGCGGCCCTCCTGGTGGGGCCGCCCCAGGAGACCGGCCCGGCCCGGTCGGCCACCGTCCTGGCCGCCGCCGGCGAGCTGGCGGCGCTGCGGGCGATGCGCCGACGGCTGGGGCCGACCGCCGAGACCCACCGCTCCGGCCGCGCGGCCCGCTTCTTCCGGGCGGCCGAGGCGCTCCACGCCACCGGAGCGGTGCTGGCCGCCACGCCGGCCGTCCGGCGCCGGCCCGTCGCGGCGCTGACCGGTCTCGCCCTGCTCACCGCCTCCGCGTGCACCCGCTTCGCGGTCTTCCACTCCGGGGTCGTCTCGGCCGAGGACCCGCTGTACACCATCCGGCCGCAGCGTGAACGGCTCGTCCGGGAGGCGGAGGCTTCCTCGGCGCAGCCCTGA
- a CDS encoding catalase, translating to MAENKAPDPKQRQRAEAYAPDPAGGPMTTDQGVVVEHTDDALRAGERGPTLLEDFHFREKITRFDHERIPERVVHARGAGAYGYFEPYASCAEFTRAAFLQDPAVRTPVFVRFSTVQGPRGSADTVRDVRGFATKFYTSEGNYDLVGNNFPVFFIQDGIKFPDFVHAVKMEPHNEIPTGASAHDTLWDFVSLQPETLHTVMWLMSDRAIPRSYRMMQGFGVHTFRFVDAGGKGTFVKFHWKPKLGVHSLVWDEAQEVMGRDPDFNRRDLWETIEAGQYPEWELGVQLVPEQDEHQFDFDLLDATKIIPEEQVPVRPIGRMVLDRNPDNFFAETEQVAFCTANVVPGIDFTNDPLLQARNFSYLDTQLIRLGGPNFAHIPVNRPVVDVRNNQRDGYHQEEIHRGANYSPNSLGGGCPALGTVDEGAYRHLAERVDGVKIRRRSPSFEDHYTQAAMFWHSMADWEKRHIVDAFRFELGKVDAVPVRERTVEQLAHVDHELATAVAEGIGVAAPTRTSTPDPRPSPALSLVNNQGENTIATRQIALLATDGVDAHQASVLRDTLRERGAVAEVLAPHDGTVRAADGTALTVDRALPTVAAVLYDAVVLTGGSEPGDGADGDAARRFVRNAYRHGKPVAAYGPATTLLTRLLPDEVRLSTPDGEVTADRGVVSAGTADSPFTEEFVKAVAAHRFRDRPVPRD from the coding sequence ATGGCGGAGAACAAGGCCCCCGACCCCAAGCAGCGCCAGCGCGCCGAGGCGTACGCCCCCGACCCCGCCGGCGGCCCCATGACCACCGACCAGGGGGTGGTCGTCGAGCACACCGACGACGCCTTGCGCGCGGGTGAACGCGGGCCCACCCTCCTGGAGGACTTCCACTTCCGGGAGAAGATCACCCGCTTCGACCACGAGCGCATCCCGGAGCGGGTCGTCCACGCCCGGGGCGCCGGGGCGTACGGCTACTTCGAGCCGTACGCCTCCTGCGCGGAGTTCACCCGGGCCGCCTTCCTCCAGGACCCCGCCGTGCGCACCCCCGTCTTCGTCCGCTTCTCCACCGTGCAGGGGCCGCGCGGATCCGCCGACACCGTCCGCGACGTGCGCGGATTCGCGACGAAGTTCTACACCAGCGAGGGCAACTATGACCTGGTCGGCAACAACTTCCCGGTCTTCTTCATCCAGGACGGCATCAAGTTCCCCGACTTCGTCCACGCGGTGAAGATGGAGCCGCACAACGAGATCCCCACCGGGGCCTCCGCCCACGACACCCTCTGGGACTTCGTCTCGCTCCAGCCGGAGACGCTGCACACCGTCATGTGGCTGATGTCCGACCGGGCCATCCCGCGCAGCTACCGCATGATGCAGGGCTTCGGGGTGCACACCTTCCGGTTCGTCGACGCCGGGGGCAAGGGCACCTTCGTCAAGTTCCACTGGAAGCCGAAACTCGGCGTCCACTCCCTGGTCTGGGACGAGGCCCAGGAGGTGATGGGCCGCGACCCCGACTTCAACCGGCGCGACCTCTGGGAGACCATCGAGGCCGGCCAGTACCCCGAGTGGGAACTCGGTGTGCAGCTCGTGCCCGAACAGGACGAGCACCAGTTCGACTTCGACCTGCTCGACGCGACGAAGATCATCCCCGAGGAGCAGGTCCCCGTACGGCCCATCGGCCGCATGGTGCTCGACCGCAACCCGGACAACTTCTTCGCCGAGACCGAGCAGGTCGCCTTCTGCACCGCCAACGTCGTGCCCGGCATCGACTTCACCAACGACCCGCTGCTCCAGGCCCGCAACTTCTCCTACCTGGACACCCAGCTGATCCGGCTCGGGGGCCCCAACTTCGCCCACATCCCGGTCAACCGGCCCGTGGTGGACGTCCGCAACAACCAGCGCGACGGCTACCACCAGGAGGAGATCCACCGGGGCGCCAACTACTCGCCCAACTCCCTGGGCGGCGGCTGTCCCGCGCTCGGCACCGTGGACGAGGGCGCCTACCGCCATCTCGCCGAACGCGTCGACGGCGTCAAGATCCGCAGGCGGAGCCCCAGCTTCGAGGACCACTACACCCAGGCCGCGATGTTCTGGCACTCCATGGCCGACTGGGAGAAGCGACACATCGTCGACGCCTTCCGCTTCGAACTCGGCAAGGTCGACGCCGTGCCGGTCCGCGAGCGCACCGTCGAGCAGCTGGCCCACGTCGACCACGAGCTGGCCACCGCCGTCGCCGAGGGCATCGGCGTGGCCGCGCCCACCCGCACGTCCACGCCGGACCCGCGGCCCTCCCCGGCCCTCAGCCTGGTGAACAACCAGGGTGAGAACACCATCGCCACCCGGCAGATCGCCCTGCTCGCCACCGACGGCGTCGACGCCCACCAGGCGTCCGTCCTCCGCGACACGCTGCGCGAACGCGGCGCCGTCGCCGAGGTGCTGGCGCCGCACGACGGCACCGTCCGGGCCGCCGACGGCACCGCCCTGACCGTCGACCGGGCGCTGCCCACCGTCGCCGCCGTCCTGTACGACGCGGTGGTCCTCACCGGCGGCAGCGAGCCGGGTGACGGGGCAGACGGCGACGCGGCCCGCCGGTTCGTCCGCAACGCCTACCGCCACGGCAAGCCCGTCGCCGCCTACGGCCCCGCCACCACACTCCTGACCCGGCTGCTCCCCGACGAGGTGCGGCTGAGCACCCCCGACGGGGAGGTCACCGCCGACCGCGGCGTGGTCAGCGCGGGCACCGCCGACTCGCCCTTCACCGAGGAGTTCGTGAAGGCCGTCGCCGCCCACCGCTTCCGTGACCGCCCGGTGCCCCGGGACTGA
- a CDS encoding HAD family hydrolase produces MTTPPPEQARAAIIDVDGTLVDSNYFHTVAWWEAFRQAGHKVATRDIHRLIGMSGGNLIERLIGPGHSEEHVSAISDAHATLFATWHDRLRPVPGAADLLRALARRGWRVVLASSARGDDLVALRRAIDADDAILAATDSDQVDSGKPAPDLVEAALEEARVPPGRAHFVGDSVWDVISAARVGVPCTALLSGGVGADELKEAGAAAVYDTPADLLAHLDTSPLAG; encoded by the coding sequence GTGACCACACCACCCCCCGAGCAGGCCCGCGCCGCGATCATCGACGTCGACGGCACACTGGTCGATTCCAACTACTTCCACACCGTCGCCTGGTGGGAGGCGTTCCGGCAGGCCGGACACAAGGTGGCGACCCGCGACATCCACCGGCTCATCGGCATGTCCGGTGGCAACCTCATCGAACGCCTGATCGGTCCCGGCCACTCCGAGGAGCACGTCTCCGCGATCAGCGACGCCCACGCCACGCTCTTCGCCACCTGGCACGACCGGCTGCGGCCGGTCCCCGGCGCCGCCGACCTGCTGCGCGCGCTGGCCCGGCGCGGCTGGCGGGTCGTCCTCGCCTCCTCGGCACGGGGCGACGACCTGGTCGCGCTGCGCCGCGCCATCGACGCCGACGACGCCATCCTCGCCGCCACCGACAGCGATCAGGTCGATTCCGGCAAACCCGCCCCCGACCTGGTCGAGGCCGCTCTGGAGGAGGCCCGGGTGCCGCCGGGCCGCGCCCACTTCGTCGGCGACTCGGTCTGGGACGTGATCTCGGCCGCCCGCGTCGGCGTCCCCTGCACGGCGCTGCTCTCCGGCGGGGTCGGCGCCGACGAGCTCAAGGAGGCCGGCGCCGCCGCGGTCTACGACACCCCCGCCGACCTCCTCGCCCACCTCGACACGAGCCCGCTGGCGGGCTGA
- the fdh gene encoding formate dehydrogenase → MSPRRRLTDWPVLRQLRSGDPLGRGAAAMSAETRSLRPRTETADRMVKSVCPYCAVGCGQQVYVKDERVVQIEGDPDSPVSRGRLCPKGSATLQLTTGDARRHQVLYRRPYGTGWEPLDLDTAMDMIADRVIATRRETWQWQDGDHQVNRTMGIASLGGATLDNEENYLIKKLMTGLGVVQVENQARVCHSSTVAGLGTSFGRGGATTFLQDLQHADCIMIEGSNFAEAHPVGFQWVMEAKARGARIIHVDPRFTRTTALADVHVPIRAGTDIAFLGGIINHVLTEEKDFREYVLAYTNAASIVREEFQDTEDLDGIFSGYDPKTRRYNADSWQYEGAGVQAPAGDADQRYQARVGHEELGGDHGPDPSGGGAEMQGAGGAPAPPGSVRDATLQHPRCVYQLLKRHYARYTPAFVEEVCGIPQATFREVCDTLTANSGPDRTSAFAYAVGWTQHTVGSQYIRAAGVLQLLLGNIGRPGGGIQALRGHASIQGSSDIPTLYNLLPGYLPMPHAHHHENLDTFIEASRTEKGFWSEMRAYFVSLLKAYYGDAATADNDFCFGHIPRLTGSHSTYDTVMNQLDGVCKGYFLMGENPAVGSANTHLQRLGMAQLDWLVVRDFSLIESATWWQDGPEIETGELRTEEIGTEVFFLPAASHTEKSGSFTNTNRWVQWHHAAVEPGGDARSDLWFTYHLGRRVKEKLAGSTDPRDRALLDLAWDYPVAGPLDEPDADAVLAEINGHGPDGAPLSAYTELRDDGSTSCGCWIYCGVRADGVNQAARRKPHTEQEWTAREWAWAWPANRRVLYNRASAAPDGTPWSAAKKYVWWDPEEGRWTGHDVPDFIPDLPPDHVPPNDATGTAALRGDDPFIMQADGKGWLYAPAGLLDGPMPTHYEPQDSPFPNALHPDRPRSPVRQLYPREGNRYHPSGDQPGAEVYPHILTTHRLTEHFTAGGMSRWSPYLSELQPELFCEVSPQLAAEAGLEHTGWATVVTARGAVEARVLVTERAKPLTVHGRTVHQIGMPFHWGPNGLVTGDATNELMAIVLDADAHIQADKALTADIRPGRRPRGPELPRLLAEYRRRAGITAATGTEDVQEAT, encoded by the coding sequence ATGAGCCCACGCCGACGGCTGACCGACTGGCCGGTGCTGCGCCAGCTCAGGAGCGGGGACCCGCTGGGCAGAGGGGCGGCGGCCATGTCCGCGGAGACCCGGAGCCTGCGCCCGCGCACGGAGACCGCCGACCGGATGGTCAAGTCCGTCTGCCCGTACTGCGCGGTCGGCTGCGGCCAGCAGGTCTACGTCAAGGACGAGCGGGTGGTGCAGATCGAGGGCGACCCCGACTCGCCGGTCAGCCGGGGCCGGCTCTGCCCCAAGGGCTCGGCGACGCTCCAGCTCACCACCGGTGACGCCCGCCGCCACCAGGTGCTGTACCGGCGGCCGTACGGCACCGGCTGGGAGCCGCTCGACCTCGACACGGCGATGGACATGATCGCGGACCGGGTGATCGCGACCCGCCGGGAGACCTGGCAGTGGCAGGACGGCGACCACCAGGTCAACCGCACCATGGGCATCGCCAGCCTGGGCGGCGCCACCCTGGACAACGAGGAGAACTACCTCATCAAGAAGCTGATGACCGGGCTCGGCGTCGTCCAGGTGGAGAACCAGGCGCGGGTCTGCCACAGCTCGACCGTGGCCGGGCTCGGCACCTCCTTCGGGCGCGGCGGGGCCACCACCTTCCTCCAGGACCTCCAGCACGCCGACTGCATCATGATCGAGGGGTCCAACTTCGCCGAGGCCCACCCGGTCGGCTTCCAGTGGGTGATGGAGGCCAAGGCGCGCGGCGCCCGGATCATCCACGTCGACCCGCGCTTCACCCGCACCACCGCCCTCGCCGACGTGCACGTCCCGATCCGCGCCGGCACCGACATCGCCTTCCTCGGCGGCATCATCAACCACGTCCTCACCGAGGAGAAGGACTTCCGGGAGTACGTCCTCGCCTACACCAACGCCGCCTCGATCGTGCGTGAGGAGTTCCAGGACACCGAGGACCTCGACGGCATCTTCTCGGGCTACGACCCGAAGACCCGGCGCTACAACGCCGACAGCTGGCAGTACGAGGGAGCCGGTGTCCAGGCACCCGCGGGCGACGCCGACCAGCGCTACCAGGCGCGGGTCGGCCACGAGGAACTCGGCGGCGACCACGGGCCCGACCCCTCCGGCGGCGGTGCCGAGATGCAGGGGGCGGGGGGTGCGCCCGCGCCGCCCGGCAGCGTCCGCGACGCCACGCTCCAGCACCCCCGCTGCGTCTACCAGCTCCTCAAGCGCCACTACGCGCGCTACACGCCGGCCTTCGTCGAGGAGGTCTGCGGCATCCCGCAGGCCACCTTCCGGGAGGTCTGCGACACCCTGACCGCCAACTCCGGCCCGGACCGCACCAGCGCCTTCGCCTACGCGGTCGGCTGGACCCAGCACACCGTCGGGTCCCAGTACATCCGGGCGGCCGGCGTGCTCCAGCTGCTGCTCGGGAACATCGGCCGCCCGGGCGGCGGGATCCAGGCGCTGCGCGGGCACGCCTCCATCCAGGGCTCCAGCGACATCCCCACCCTCTACAACCTCCTCCCCGGCTACCTGCCGATGCCCCACGCCCACCACCACGAGAACCTCGACACCTTCATCGAGGCGAGCCGGACCGAGAAGGGCTTCTGGAGCGAGATGCGGGCCTACTTCGTGAGCCTGCTGAAGGCGTACTACGGCGACGCCGCCACCGCCGACAACGACTTCTGCTTCGGACACATCCCCCGGCTCACCGGCTCGCACAGCACCTACGACACCGTCATGAACCAGCTCGACGGCGTCTGCAAGGGCTACTTCCTGATGGGTGAGAACCCGGCGGTCGGCTCGGCCAACACCCACCTCCAGCGGCTGGGCATGGCCCAGCTCGACTGGCTGGTGGTCCGCGACTTCTCCCTCATCGAGTCGGCCACCTGGTGGCAGGACGGTCCCGAGATCGAGACCGGCGAACTGCGCACCGAGGAGATCGGCACCGAGGTCTTCTTCCTCCCGGCCGCCTCCCACACCGAGAAATCCGGGTCGTTCACCAACACCAACCGCTGGGTGCAGTGGCACCACGCCGCCGTGGAACCCGGCGGCGACGCCCGCAGCGACCTCTGGTTCACGTACCACCTGGGCCGCCGCGTCAAGGAGAAGCTGGCCGGCTCGACCGACCCCCGCGACCGCGCCCTGCTCGACCTGGCCTGGGACTATCCCGTGGCAGGCCCGCTGGACGAACCCGACGCCGACGCCGTGCTCGCCGAGATCAACGGGCACGGCCCCGACGGCGCCCCGCTGAGCGCGTACACGGAGCTGCGCGACGACGGCTCGACGAGCTGCGGCTGCTGGATCTACTGCGGTGTCCGCGCCGACGGCGTCAACCAGGCGGCCCGTCGCAAGCCGCACACCGAGCAGGAGTGGACGGCCCGGGAGTGGGCCTGGGCCTGGCCCGCCAACCGGCGCGTGCTGTACAACCGTGCCTCCGCCGCACCCGACGGCACACCGTGGAGCGCGGCCAAGAAGTACGTCTGGTGGGACCCGGAGGAGGGCAGGTGGACGGGGCACGACGTGCCCGACTTCATCCCGGACCTGCCGCCGGACCACGTCCCCCCCAACGACGCGACCGGCACGGCGGCCCTGCGCGGCGACGACCCGTTCATCATGCAGGCCGACGGGAAGGGCTGGCTGTACGCGCCGGCCGGGCTCCTCGACGGGCCGATGCCCACCCACTACGAGCCGCAGGACTCGCCCTTCCCCAACGCCCTCCACCCCGACCGGCCCCGCTCCCCCGTACGCCAGCTCTATCCGCGCGAGGGCAACCGGTACCACCCCTCGGGCGACCAGCCGGGGGCCGAGGTGTACCCGCACATCCTCACCACCCACCGGCTCACCGAGCACTTCACGGCGGGCGGCATGAGCCGCTGGTCGCCGTACCTCTCCGAGCTCCAGCCGGAGCTGTTCTGCGAGGTCTCCCCCCAACTGGCGGCCGAGGCGGGGCTGGAACACACCGGGTGGGCCACCGTGGTCACCGCGCGCGGCGCGGTGGAGGCCCGGGTGCTGGTCACCGAGCGGGCGAAGCCGCTGACGGTGCACGGGCGCACGGTCCACCAGATCGGCATGCCCTTCCACTGGGGTCCGAACGGTCTGGTGACCGGCGACGCCACCAACGAACTGATGGCCATCGTCCTGGACGCCGACGCGCACATCCAGGCCGACAAGGCCCTGACCGCGGACATCCGTCCCGGCCGCCGGCCGCGCGGGCCCGAACTGCCCCGCCTGCTCGCCGAGTACCGGCGCCGAGCGGGCATCACCGCGGCCACCGGCACCGAGGACGTCCAGGAGGCGACGTGA
- a CDS encoding 4Fe-4S dicluster domain-containing protein, which produces MIHDIRDLLSGPEPDPAADAGHQDAPPRVGFFTDTSVCIGCKACEVACKEWNAVPEDGTLSLTGMSYDNTGGLGASTWRHVAFIEQTTRVEPAAPPAPEGRALLPLADAGGPQAPASGSADGEGVRWLMSSDVCKHCTHAACLDVCPTGALVRTEFGTVVVQEDICNGCGYCVPACPYGVIEQRPEDGRVFKCTLCYDRLGAGQEPACAKACPTQSIQFGPLDELRERAARRVDHLHEAGVPEARLYGEDPEDGVGGAGAFFLLLDDPEVYGLPPDPQVTTKDLGRMWAHAAVAGLALLAGTAASFALSSLRTPWKAGK; this is translated from the coding sequence GTGATCCACGACATCCGGGACCTGCTCAGCGGCCCCGAACCGGACCCGGCCGCCGACGCCGGCCACCAGGACGCGCCGCCACGCGTCGGTTTCTTCACCGACACCTCGGTCTGCATCGGCTGCAAGGCCTGCGAGGTGGCCTGCAAGGAGTGGAACGCCGTCCCCGAGGACGGCACCCTGTCGCTCACCGGCATGTCGTACGACAACACCGGCGGGCTCGGCGCCTCCACCTGGCGCCACGTCGCCTTCATCGAGCAGACCACCCGGGTCGAACCGGCCGCGCCGCCCGCCCCGGAGGGCCGCGCGCTGCTGCCGCTCGCCGACGCGGGCGGACCCCAGGCACCGGCCTCCGGCAGCGCGGACGGCGAGGGCGTGCGGTGGCTGATGTCCTCCGACGTCTGCAAACACTGCACCCACGCCGCCTGCCTCGACGTCTGCCCCACCGGCGCCCTCGTCCGTACCGAGTTCGGCACCGTCGTCGTCCAGGAGGACATCTGCAACGGCTGCGGCTACTGCGTGCCGGCCTGCCCCTACGGCGTCATCGAACAGCGCCCCGAGGACGGCCGCGTCTTCAAGTGCACCCTCTGCTACGACCGGCTCGGCGCCGGGCAGGAACCGGCGTGTGCCAAGGCGTGCCCGACGCAGTCGATCCAGTTCGGCCCGCTGGACGAACTCCGCGAACGCGCCGCGCGACGCGTGGACCACCTGCACGAGGCCGGTGTCCCCGAGGCCCGCCTCTACGGCGAGGACCCCGAGGACGGGGTGGGCGGCGCCGGCGCCTTCTTCCTCCTCCTCGACGACCCGGAGGTCTACGGGCTGCCGCCCGACCCGCAGGTGACCACCAAGGACCTCGGCCGGATGTGGGCGCACGCCGCGGTGGCCGGTCTCGCCCTCCTCGCGGGCACCGCCGCCTCCTTCGCCCTCTCCTCCCTCCGCACACCCTGGAAGGCCGGAAAGTGA
- a CDS encoding LLM class F420-dependent oxidoreductase yields MVQIGYTMMTEQAGPRQLVRDVVKAEEAGFDFSVTSDHYAPWLVEQGHAPYAWSVLGAAAQATSRIPLMSYVTCPTTRYHPAVVAQKAATLQLLSEGRFRLGLGSGEKLNEHVVGGGWPGIAERQDKFDEAVRIIRSLLDGDTLTHHGEHFDVDAAKLWDLPDEPPPIGVAVSGESSCALAGELADLLIATEPKSGLIEAFERHGGAGKPRVGQLPVCWDPDREAAVRRAHAQFRWFGGGWKVNSELPTPAAFAGATQFVREEDVAASIPCGDDVGEFVEALRAYQDAGFTEIAVVQVGGDSQSGFLDWAGSTLLPALRSRL; encoded by the coding sequence ATGGTGCAAATCGGATACACGATGATGACCGAGCAGGCAGGCCCCCGGCAGCTCGTGCGGGACGTGGTGAAGGCCGAGGAGGCCGGCTTCGACTTCTCCGTCACCTCCGACCACTACGCCCCCTGGCTGGTGGAGCAGGGCCACGCGCCGTACGCCTGGAGCGTCCTCGGCGCCGCCGCACAGGCCACCTCCCGCATTCCGCTCATGTCGTACGTGACCTGCCCGACGACCCGGTACCACCCCGCGGTCGTCGCCCAGAAGGCCGCGACCCTCCAGCTTCTCTCCGAGGGCCGCTTCCGGCTCGGGCTCGGTTCCGGCGAGAAGCTCAACGAGCACGTCGTCGGCGGGGGCTGGCCCGGGATCGCCGAGCGGCAGGACAAGTTCGACGAGGCCGTCCGGATCATCCGCTCCCTCCTCGACGGCGACACCCTGACCCACCACGGCGAACACTTCGACGTGGACGCGGCCAAGCTCTGGGACCTGCCCGACGAGCCGCCGCCGATCGGGGTCGCCGTCTCCGGCGAGTCCTCCTGCGCGCTGGCGGGCGAGCTGGCCGACCTGCTCATCGCCACCGAGCCCAAGTCCGGGCTGATCGAGGCCTTCGAGCGGCACGGTGGAGCGGGAAAGCCCCGCGTCGGCCAGCTCCCGGTCTGCTGGGACCCCGACCGTGAGGCGGCGGTGCGCCGCGCCCACGCCCAGTTCCGCTGGTTCGGCGGTGGCTGGAAGGTCAACAGCGAGCTGCCCACCCCGGCCGCCTTCGCCGGAGCCACCCAGTTCGTCCGCGAGGAGGACGTCGCCGCCTCCATCCCCTGCGGCGACGACGTCGGGGAGTTCGTGGAGGCCCTCAGGGCGTACCAGGACGCCGGGTTCACCGAGATCGCCGTGGTCCAGGTGGGCGGCGACTCGCAGAGCGGCTTCCTCGACTGGGCCGGGTCCACCCTGCTCCCGGCGCTGCGCAGCAGGCTGTGA
- a CDS encoding DUF7218 family protein has translation MPRAQIKDEKTYQAMRREGESKEKAARVANSRAGGGSPGRKGGKAGTYEDRSKQDLYEQAKRVGIEGRSRMTKDQLIDALRHH, from the coding sequence ATGCCCAGGGCACAGATCAAGGACGAGAAGACCTACCAGGCGATGCGCCGGGAGGGCGAGAGCAAGGAGAAGGCCGCCCGGGTCGCCAACAGCCGCGCGGGCGGCGGCTCCCCGGGCCGCAAGGGAGGCAAGGCCGGCACGTACGAGGACCGTTCCAAGCAGGACCTCTACGAGCAGGCCAAGCGGGTCGGCATCGAGGGCCGGTCCCGGATGACCAAGGACCAGCTCATCGACGCCCTGCGCCACCACTGA